In Rutidosis leptorrhynchoides isolate AG116_Rl617_1_P2 chromosome 2, CSIRO_AGI_Rlap_v1, whole genome shotgun sequence, one genomic interval encodes:
- the LOC139890503 gene encoding peroxiredoxin-2B-like, which yields MAQISVGDSIPDGTVAYHDDEDQMQNASIHSLASGKKVVIFGVPGAFTPTCSMQHVPSFIEKSDELKSKGVEELLLISVNDPFVMKAWKKSYPDAKNVKFLADGSGSYTRALGLELDLSEKGLGVRSRRFAMLVDNLKVVAANIEEGGEFTVSGADEILKAL from the exons ATGGCTCAGATTTCTGTTGGTGATTCAATTCCTGATGGTACTGTTGCTTACCATGATGATGAAGATCAGATGCAGAATGCATCTATTCATTCTCTCGCTTCTGGCAAGAAAGTTGTCATTTTTGGCGTTCCAGGCGCTTTCACTCCTACTTGCAG CATGCAGCATGTACCCAGTTTCATTGAAAAATCTGATGAGCTGAAATCAAAGGGCGTAGAGGAACTTCTCTTAATCAGTG TGAATGACCCATTTGTGATGAAGGCATGGAAGAAGTCGTATCCAGATGCAAAGAATGTGAAGTTTCTTGCTGATGGATCTGGATCCTACACTCGTGCACTTGGGCTTGAGCTTGACCTTTCTGAAAAAGGGCTCGGCGTTCGTTCAAGGCGGTTTGCTATGCTTGTTGATAACCTTAAGGTGGTTGCTGCTAACATTGAAGAAGGTGGAGAGTTCACTGTTTCTGGTGCTGATGAAATCCTTAAGGCATTGTAA